A genomic segment from Verrucomicrobiota bacterium encodes:
- a CDS encoding DUF4339 domain-containing protein: protein MSYYILEGDDTKGPFTIGQLRSMWNTGSITTKTMHCREDDAEWRPLSSILHELEPPAKPPPLAALPQQPSMVVVRPAKSRGVYIILGLFFGLIGVHNFYAGYHGRGAAQLIITLLLGWIIIGLVITFIWVLVDLLSVTHDADGERMT, encoded by the coding sequence ATGAGCTACTACATCCTCGAAGGCGACGACACGAAAGGGCCATTCACAATCGGACAGCTACGCTCGATGTGGAACACAGGCAGCATTACGACGAAGACGATGCACTGTCGGGAGGATGATGCCGAGTGGCGGCCATTGAGTTCCATTTTGCATGAGCTTGAGCCACCAGCCAAGCCACCACCTCTGGCGGCACTTCCTCAGCAGCCCAGCATGGTTGTCGTGCGGCCAGCGAAGAGCAGAGGCGTTTATATCATACTTGGTCTTTTCTTTGGACTCATTGGCGTCCACAATTTCTACGCTGGTTATCACGGACGCGGCGCAGCCCAGTTGATTATCACGCTCTTGCTCGGCTGGATCATTATTGGTCTCGTTATTACGTTCATTTGGGTGCTCGTTGACTTGTTGAGCGTCACCCACGACGCAGATGGTGAGAGGATGACATGA